A single region of the Drosophila miranda strain MSH22 chromosome 2, D.miranda_PacBio2.1, whole genome shotgun sequence genome encodes:
- the LOC108156344 gene encoding peroxidase translates to MMDAALILTLLGFSCNTLGLKVSTGYHIVHNQPSYPNFHGFSYLQGSAPYIIGNGLPSATGTTSPAPQTPFGPAANPPVTAYGYSFPTPGQVSCAQSPAVCEKTAYRTLDGSCNHLEQPGLGVANTRYGRLLTPKYADGISAPTRSVTGDELPSARLVSLVAFGEQDVPDPEFTLHNMQWGQIITHDMSMQAGGTQSKKHPTRCCTDDGRLIGLDTAHKTCFAIIVPPHDPAYSQVGTECLNFVRTLTDRDSSCQYAGGPAEQLTVVTSYLDLSLVYGNSIQQNSDIREFQGGRMIVEERNGGKWLPLSRNVTGDCDAVDASEVCYRSGDVRVNQNPGLAILQTVLLREHNRIADALAALNPHYDDRTLFQEARKINIAQYQQISYYEWLPIFLGGENMLKNRLIYKAPSGSYVNDFDLNIDPSVLNEHATAAFRYFHSQIEGRLDLLSEMRTVLGSLTLSDWFNRPGIIEVGDNFDSLTRGHATQPEELTDINFDRQIKHFLFRRNMPFGSDLRSLDIQRNRDHGLASYNDMREFCGLRRAHSWQDYSDLISLPIIEKLKSLYESHEDVDLTVGGSLEAHVAGALAGPTFLCILTEQFYRTRVGDRFFFENGDKITGFTHDQLVEIRKASMARLLCDNGNHIASMQPEAFRTVSGSNPIMPCTNIQQVDLTKWIDQKPYATADPSVQYGRK, encoded by the exons ATGGACGCTGCTCTGATTTTGACCCTTTTGGGATTCTCCTGCAACACGCTGGGTCTCAAAGTTTCTACGGGCTACCATATTGTGCACAACCAACCTTCCTATCCCAATTTCCACGGATTCAGCTATCTTCAAGGTTCAGCTCCGTACATAATTGG AAATGGACTACCAAGTGCAACAGGAACTACTTCACCAGCTCCACAAACCCCATTTGGACCGGCAGCTAACCCCCCCGTTACTGCCTATGGCTACAGTTTTCCAACTCCGGGGCAAGTGTCATGCGCTCAATCCCCTGCAGTTTGTGAGAAAACAGCATACCGTACTCTGGACGGATCCTGCAACCATTTGGAGCAACCCGGACTAGGAGTCGCAAACACTAG GTATGGTCGTCTGTTGACACCTAAATACGCTGACGGCATATCAGCACCTACTCGATCGGTTACTGGAGACGAACTGCCCAGCGCTCGCCTAGTCTCGTTGGTGGCATTCGGAGAGCAGGACGTACCTGATCCGGAATTCACGCTCCACAATATGCAATGGGGCCAAATCATAACACATGACATGAGCATGCAAGCGGGTGGCACTCAATCCA AGAAGCATCCGACGCGTTGCTGCACAGATGATGGCCGCCTTATTGGTCTAGACACGGCGCATAAGACTTGCTTCGCCATCATCGTACCACCACATGATCCGGCATACTCCCAGGTGGGCACTGAGTGCCTCAACTTTGTCCGAACTCTCACAGATCGCGACTCAAGCTGCCAGTACGCCGGTGGACCTGCAGAGCAACTGACCGTGGTCACATCATATCTTGATCTCTCGCTTGTCTATGGCAACTCAATACAGCAGAACAGCGATATTCGAGAGTTCCAAGGGGGTCGCATGATTGTAGAGGAGCGAAATGGAGGCAAGTGGCTACCACTCTCCCGCAACGTCACCGGGGATTGCGATGCAGTTGATGCCAGCGAGGTCTGCTACAGGTCCGGCGATGTACGTGTCAATCAGAATCCCGGCCTGGCGATCCTGCAAACAGTTCTTCTGCGCGAGCACAATCGAATAGCAGATGCTTTGGCAGCACTTAATCCCCACTATGATGACCGCACCCTTTTCCAGGAGGCCCGCAAAATCAATATAGCCCAATATCAGCAAATAAGCTACTATGAGTGGTTGCCGATTTTCCTGGGAGGCGAGAATATGTTAAAGAATCGCCTGATCTACAAGGCCCCGAGTGGCAGCTATGTCAATGattttgatttaaatattGATCCCTCAGTTCTCAATGAGCACGCAACAGCTGCCTTTAGATATTTCCATTCGCAGATTGAAGGCAGATTAGA CCTTTTGTCAGAGATGAGAACAGTTCTCGGCTCACTGACCCTGAGCGATTGGTTCAATCGTCCCGGCATCATTGAAGTGGGTGACAATTTTGACTCTCTTACCAGAGGCCATGCCACACAGCCCGAAGAATTGACAGATATTAACTTCGATAGACAG ATCAAGCATTTCCTGTTCCGCCGAAACATGCCTTTTGGTTCCGACCTGCGATCATTGGACATACAACGCAATCGTGATCATGGTCTTGCCTCATACAACGATATGCGAGAATTCTGTGGGTTGAGGCGCGCTCATTCTTGGCAGGACTACTCCGATTTGATCAGCCTCCCCATTATTGAAAAACTTAAGTCACTATACGAAAGCCACGAGGACGTTGACCTGACGGTGGGAGGCTCACTGGAGGCCCATGTTGCTGGAGCTTTGGCAGGTCCCACATTCTTGTGCATCCTCACCGAACAATTTTACCGAACTCGCGTTGGTGATCGATTTTTCTTCGAGAACGGTGATAAGATCACCGGCTTCACTCATG ATCAACTGGTCGAGATTCGTAAGGCAAGTATGGCTCGCTTGCTGTGCGATAATGGAAATCATATTGCCTCAATGCAGCCTGAAGCATTCAGGACGGTTTCCGGATC GAATCCTATTATGCCGTGCACAAATATTCAACAAGTCGACCTCACCAAGTGGATTGATCAAAAGCCATATGCCACAGCAGACCCATCAGTTCAGTATGGAAGAAAATGA